The following proteins are co-located in the Mesorhizobium sp. M1E.F.Ca.ET.045.02.1.1 genome:
- the adhP gene encoding alcohol dehydrogenase AdhP: MTKTMKAAVVRDFGKPLTIEDVPVPAPGPGELLVKVVACGVCHTDLHAAEGDWPVKPALPFIPGHEVVGVVAALGPGVSDFKEGDPVGVAWLHDACMRCEYCETGWETLCEHQHNTGYSCNGGFAEYVIASAAFAARLPAGVDFAQMAPILCAGVTTYKGLKETEARPGEWVVISGIGGLGHVAIQYAKAMGLKVVALDIAADKLALARAAGAEGVIDARSPDAVADVLKATAGGAHGILVTAVSPPAFSQALRMVRRKGTVALVGLPPGEFPTPIFDVVLKRVTVRGSIVGTRRDLDEAMAFAAEGKVKAEITKAPLSDINAIFARLKAGKIDGRVVLDLTGSDRASTRKLELAESET; this comes from the coding sequence ATGACGAAGACGATGAAAGCTGCGGTGGTGCGCGATTTCGGCAAGCCGCTCACAATCGAGGACGTGCCGGTGCCCGCGCCGGGACCCGGTGAACTGCTTGTCAAGGTGGTCGCCTGCGGCGTGTGCCACACGGACTTGCACGCGGCCGAGGGCGACTGGCCGGTGAAGCCGGCGCTGCCTTTCATCCCCGGCCATGAGGTGGTCGGCGTCGTGGCCGCGCTCGGTCCCGGCGTCAGCGATTTCAAGGAAGGCGATCCCGTCGGCGTCGCCTGGTTGCACGACGCGTGCATGCGTTGCGAATATTGCGAGACCGGCTGGGAAACGCTGTGCGAGCATCAGCACAACACGGGTTACAGCTGCAACGGCGGCTTCGCCGAATATGTCATCGCTTCGGCGGCCTTTGCCGCGCGTCTTCCTGCCGGCGTCGATTTTGCGCAGATGGCTCCGATCCTGTGCGCGGGCGTGACGACCTACAAGGGCTTGAAAGAGACCGAAGCGCGCCCTGGCGAATGGGTCGTGATCTCCGGTATCGGCGGGCTCGGCCATGTGGCGATCCAGTACGCCAAGGCAATGGGCCTGAAGGTCGTGGCGCTCGACATCGCAGCGGACAAGCTCGCCCTGGCGCGCGCGGCCGGCGCCGAGGGGGTCATCGACGCCCGTTCGCCGGACGCGGTGGCCGATGTGCTCAAGGCGACCGCCGGCGGCGCGCACGGCATCTTAGTGACGGCCGTCTCGCCGCCGGCCTTTTCACAGGCGCTGCGCATGGTGCGCCGCAAGGGCACGGTTGCCCTTGTCGGCCTGCCGCCGGGGGAATTCCCGACCCCGATCTTCGATGTGGTGCTCAAGCGCGTCACGGTGCGCGGGTCGATCGTCGGTACGCGGCGCGATCTCGATGAGGCCATGGCCTTCGCGGCCGAAGGCAAGGTGAAGGCCGAAATCACCAAGGCGCCGTTAAGCGACATCAATGCGATCTTCGCCAGACTCAAGGCAGGCAAGATCGACGGCCGCGTGGTGCTGGACCTTACCGGCTCCGACAGGGCAAGCACGAGGAAACTGGAGCTAGCCGAGTCAGAAACCTAA
- a CDS encoding HAMP domain-containing sensor histidine kinase, whose product MTSEVLSTDEKARPTEVSSPRRVPLSRGLSTKLLLLTIVFVLLAEILIFLPWIASYRVNWLKERLSTAAAVSIVLLQGEPNSLSHTAQNDVLMAIGAKAIAVRDGGVSRLLVVADMPPKVDEHIDIANVGLVNGMTGALETLFVGGNRMLRVFGPVGDSDKEFELIMPDRSLRNAMLRYSRNVALVSLLISLFTAMLVYAAIDLIMIGPIRTMTRSILSFSEAPDDPGRIICPTERSDEIGVAERELAQMQDRLHKMLSEQKHLADLGLAVSKINHDMRNILASAQLMSDRLRQVKDPTVQSFAPKLLRALDRAVAYSEGVLAYGRTQEPAPSRRRLRLRQLVDDVHGLLDIEEGIEFINGVDLTFEVDADSDQLFRVLTNLCRNSVQAMAADTESAVVRRLAVSAERSGSVSRITVTDTGPGLPPKARENLFAAFRGSARSGGTGLGLAIAHELIRAHGGTVELVESIGGRTVFAVTIPDQPVRLDQARNGLRRPA is encoded by the coding sequence ATGACGAGTGAAGTCCTGTCCACGGATGAAAAGGCACGCCCGACGGAAGTGAGCTCTCCGCGCCGGGTGCCGCTGTCGCGCGGCCTGTCGACGAAGCTTCTGCTTCTCACCATCGTCTTCGTGCTGCTCGCCGAAATCCTGATCTTCCTGCCCTGGATCGCCAGCTACAGGGTGAACTGGCTGAAGGAGCGGCTGAGCACCGCCGCCGCCGTTTCGATCGTCCTGTTGCAGGGCGAGCCCAACTCGCTGTCGCACACCGCCCAGAACGATGTGCTGATGGCGATCGGCGCCAAGGCGATCGCGGTGCGCGACGGCGGCGTCTCGCGGCTGCTGGTCGTGGCCGACATGCCGCCGAAGGTCGACGAGCATATCGACATCGCCAATGTCGGCCTGGTCAACGGCATGACGGGCGCGTTGGAAACGCTGTTCGTCGGCGGCAACCGCATGCTGCGCGTCTTCGGCCCGGTCGGCGACAGCGACAAGGAGTTCGAGCTGATCATGCCGGACCGCAGCCTGCGCAACGCGATGCTGCGCTATTCGCGCAACGTCGCCTTGGTGTCGCTGCTGATCTCGCTGTTCACCGCCATGCTCGTCTATGCGGCGATCGACCTCATCATGATCGGCCCGATCCGCACCATGACGCGCTCGATCCTGTCCTTCTCCGAGGCGCCCGACGATCCCGGGCGCATCATCTGCCCGACGGAGCGCTCCGATGAGATCGGCGTCGCCGAGCGCGAGCTGGCGCAGATGCAGGATCGGCTGCACAAGATGCTTTCCGAGCAGAAGCACCTCGCCGACCTCGGCCTTGCCGTGTCGAAGATCAACCACGACATGCGCAACATCCTCGCCTCCGCGCAACTGATGTCGGACCGCCTGCGCCAGGTGAAGGACCCGACCGTGCAGTCCTTCGCGCCGAAGCTCCTGCGCGCGCTCGACCGCGCCGTCGCCTATTCGGAGGGCGTGCTCGCCTATGGCCGCACGCAGGAGCCGGCGCCGTCGCGCCGCAGGCTCAGGCTGCGCCAGCTGGTCGACGACGTGCATGGCCTGCTCGACATCGAGGAAGGCATCGAGTTCATCAATGGCGTCGATCTCACCTTCGAGGTCGATGCCGATTCCGACCAGCTGTTCCGCGTGCTCACCAATCTTTGTCGCAACTCCGTGCAGGCGATGGCAGCCGACACCGAAAGCGCGGTGGTGCGTCGTCTCGCCGTCTCGGCCGAACGTTCGGGCAGCGTCAGCCGCATCACCGTCACCGACACCGGGCCCGGCCTGCCGCCCAAGGCCCGCGAAAACCTGTTCGCGGCCTTCCGCGGCTCGGCGCGCAGCGGCGGCACCGGCCTCGGCCTGGCGATCGCCCATGAGCTGATCCGCGCCCATGGCGGCACGGTCGAGCTGGTCGAATCGATCGGCGGCCGCACGGTCTTCGCCGTCACCATCCCCGACCAGCCGGTGCGGCTCGATCAGGCCCGCAACGGCCTGCGCCGTCCCGCTTGA
- the rpmH gene encoding 50S ribosomal protein L34 has product MKRTYQPSKLVRKRRHGFRARMATKGGRGVVAARRNRGRKRLSA; this is encoded by the coding sequence ATGAAGCGTACCTACCAACCGTCCAAACTCGTCCGCAAGCGCCGGCACGGTTTCCGCGCCCGCATGGCCACCAAGGGTGGCCGCGGCGTCGTCGCAGCCCGCCGCAACCGCGGCCGCAAGCGGCTGAGCGCCTGA
- the rnpA gene encoding ribonuclease P protein component: MPATGKPKGKAPGRLLKRADFLAVRGGEKRRGRLFLVEVLDRGDDSAPRVGYTVTRKVGNAVVRNRVRRRLREAVRTYAADDMAPGNDYVIVGREDVLAIPFGQLKAELSRRLRGTR; this comes from the coding sequence TTGCCCGCAACCGGCAAGCCAAAGGGGAAAGCTCCCGGGCGGCTTCTGAAACGCGCGGATTTCCTGGCTGTGCGCGGCGGCGAGAAACGCCGCGGGCGGCTTTTTCTCGTCGAGGTTCTCGATCGTGGCGACGATTCCGCGCCACGCGTCGGCTACACGGTCACCAGGAAGGTCGGCAACGCCGTGGTGCGCAACCGCGTCCGGCGGCGGCTCAGAGAAGCTGTGCGAACGTATGCCGCCGATGACATGGCGCCCGGCAATGACTATGTCATCGTCGGGCGCGAAGACGTGCTTGCCATTCCGTTCGGCCAGTTGAAGGCCGAGCTTTCCCGCCGGCTGCGCGGAACACGATAG
- the yidC gene encoding membrane protein insertase YidC — translation MENNRNFFITIALSVLILTLWQVFYMNPRMEQQREQARIEQQRAEAQKKEAGGAANSGATGTQAPAPGAIPNTPGAEATTPATLEQALAATTRVKIDTPSLSGSINLAGARLDDLKLKHYTETVDKNSPEIQLLNPEQLSNGYFAEIGFVGDSNVGTLPGPKTVWSVDGNSTLSPATPVTLTFTNDKGLVFKRTFSVDNDYMFTVSDTVQNTGGTAVSLFNYGRVARFDKPAVASTYVLHEGLIGVTGSEGLQEHKYAAIEKDKQYKPGKSTDGWLGITDKYWAVTLIPSEKQPFQPSYSYVDINNGLRHSYQSDYMTDAIAVGPGQSTTVETEIFAGAKEVNKVNAYAQDRNIRLFDRLIDWGWFIWITKPMFYLIDTLYKFFGNFGLAILATTVIVKAIFFPLANRSYASMANMKKVQPKMLEIREKYADDKMKQQQAMMELYKTEKINPLAGCWPVALQIPVFFSLYKVLYITIEMRHAPFFGWIHDLAAPDPTSIFNLFGLLPFAPPAFLPHMGAWAVVMGITMFLQMRMNPAPPDPTQAAVFTWMPVIFTFMMGSFPAGLVIYWAWNNTLSILQQGVIMKRQGAKIELWDNLAAMFRKKPSPAE, via the coding sequence ATGGAAAACAACCGCAATTTCTTCATCACCATCGCGCTGTCGGTGCTGATCCTGACGCTGTGGCAGGTGTTCTACATGAACCCGCGCATGGAGCAGCAGCGCGAGCAGGCCCGCATCGAGCAGCAGCGCGCCGAAGCGCAGAAGAAGGAAGCGGGCGGCGCCGCCAATTCCGGCGCAACCGGGACACAGGCTCCGGCGCCCGGCGCCATCCCCAACACGCCTGGCGCCGAGGCAACGACGCCGGCAACCTTGGAACAGGCGCTCGCCGCAACCACGCGCGTCAAGATCGATACACCGAGCCTGTCCGGCTCGATCAACCTCGCCGGCGCACGCCTCGACGATCTCAAGCTCAAGCACTACACCGAGACGGTCGACAAGAACTCGCCCGAGATCCAACTTCTCAACCCGGAGCAATTGTCAAACGGATATTTCGCCGAGATTGGTTTCGTCGGCGACAGCAATGTCGGCACACTGCCCGGGCCGAAGACGGTATGGAGTGTTGACGGCAATTCGACGCTGAGCCCGGCGACGCCCGTGACGCTCACTTTCACCAACGACAAGGGACTTGTCTTCAAGCGGACGTTCTCGGTCGACAACGACTACATGTTCACCGTTTCCGATACCGTTCAGAATACCGGCGGCACCGCCGTGTCGCTTTTCAACTATGGCCGTGTCGCCCGCTTCGACAAGCCGGCCGTGGCCAGCACCTATGTGCTGCATGAAGGCCTCATTGGCGTTACCGGCAGCGAGGGCCTGCAGGAGCACAAATACGCGGCGATCGAGAAGGACAAGCAGTACAAGCCCGGAAAGTCGACAGACGGCTGGCTCGGCATCACCGACAAATACTGGGCCGTCACGCTGATCCCTTCGGAGAAGCAGCCATTCCAGCCCAGCTACTCCTATGTCGACATCAACAACGGGCTTCGCCACAGCTATCAGTCCGACTACATGACCGATGCCATCGCGGTCGGACCTGGGCAATCGACAACGGTCGAGACGGAGATCTTTGCCGGCGCCAAGGAAGTCAACAAGGTCAATGCATACGCTCAGGACCGCAACATCCGGCTGTTCGATCGCCTGATCGATTGGGGTTGGTTCATCTGGATAACCAAGCCGATGTTCTACCTCATCGACACGCTCTACAAGTTCTTCGGCAATTTCGGACTGGCGATCCTCGCCACCACCGTCATCGTCAAGGCTATCTTCTTCCCGCTCGCCAACAGATCTTACGCGTCGATGGCGAACATGAAGAAGGTGCAGCCGAAGATGCTGGAAATCCGCGAGAAATACGCGGACGACAAGATGAAGCAGCAGCAGGCGATGATGGAGCTCTACAAGACCGAGAAGATCAATCCGCTGGCCGGCTGCTGGCCGGTGGCGCTGCAGATCCCGGTCTTCTTCTCGCTCTACAAGGTGCTCTACATCACCATCGAGATGCGGCACGCGCCGTTCTTCGGCTGGATCCATGACCTGGCGGCGCCCGATCCAACGTCGATCTTCAACCTGTTCGGACTGCTGCCGTTCGCTCCGCCGGCTTTCCTGCCGCATATGGGCGCCTGGGCGGTGGTGATGGGCATCACCATGTTCCTGCAGATGCGCATGAACCCGGCGCCGCCGGATCCGACGCAGGCCGCGGTCTTCACCTGGATGCCGGTGATCTTCACCTTCATGATGGGCAGCTTCCCTGCCGGCCTCGTCATCTACTGGGCCTGGAACAACACGCTCTCGATCCTGCAGCAGGGTGTGATCATGAAGCGCCAGGGCGCCAAGATCGAATTGTGGGACAATCTGGCGGCAATGTTCCGCAAGAAGCCATCGCCGGCGGAATAG
- a CDS encoding CatB-related O-acetyltransferase, whose product MTGPNPNIKHPIAMHPRVGFLKGLVNAPNIEIGDFTYYDDPDGPDKFAEKCVLHHYPFIGDRLIIGKFCAIAEGARFIMNGANHAMSGFSTYPFNIFGHGWEEGFDPETWSKEIRGDTIMGNDVWIGMDAVIMPGVRIGHGAIVAAKSVVTHDVPPYAIVAGNAAKVVKMRFDDFTIRRLLKAAWWDWPVDKISRNLDAIRGADISRLEAAV is encoded by the coding sequence ATGACCGGACCCAATCCCAACATCAAGCATCCCATCGCGATGCATCCGCGCGTCGGCTTCCTGAAGGGGCTGGTCAACGCGCCCAACATCGAGATCGGCGACTTCACCTATTACGACGACCCTGACGGCCCCGACAAATTCGCCGAAAAATGCGTGCTGCACCATTATCCCTTCATCGGCGACAGACTGATCATCGGCAAGTTCTGCGCTATCGCCGAGGGCGCGCGCTTCATCATGAACGGCGCCAATCACGCGATGTCCGGCTTCTCGACCTATCCGTTCAACATCTTCGGCCATGGTTGGGAGGAAGGTTTCGACCCTGAGACGTGGTCGAAGGAGATCCGCGGCGACACGATCATGGGCAATGACGTCTGGATCGGCATGGATGCGGTGATCATGCCCGGCGTGAGGATCGGCCATGGCGCGATCGTTGCGGCGAAATCGGTTGTCACGCACGACGTGCCGCCCTATGCGATCGTCGCCGGCAACGCGGCCAAGGTGGTAAAGATGCGCTTCGACGACTTCACGATACGGCGACTTTTGAAAGCGGCCTGGTGGGACTGGCCGGTCGACAAGATCAGCCGCAACCTCGACGCCATCCGGGGCGCCGACATTTCCAGGCTGGAGGCCGCGGTTTGA
- the yihA gene encoding ribosome biogenesis GTP-binding protein YihA/YsxC — protein MGDTAAINPELFTRGWIFIRGVPSMKFLPPEGPPEIAFAGRSNVGKSSLINALVGQKGLARTSNTPGRTQELNYFVPDGFSGEGADLPPMALVDMPGYGYASAPKDKVDAWTKLIFEYLQGRVTLKRVYVLIDARHGIKAKDEEVLSLLDKAAVSYQVVLTKTDKIKAAGVPKLIEETLAKIKKRPAAFPTVLATSSEKAAGLDELRAAIALVANGG, from the coding sequence ATGGGCGACACGGCGGCAATCAACCCTGAGCTGTTCACACGCGGCTGGATCTTCATCCGCGGCGTGCCTTCGATGAAATTCCTGCCGCCCGAAGGGCCGCCGGAGATCGCCTTCGCAGGCCGCTCTAATGTCGGCAAATCCTCGCTGATCAACGCTCTGGTCGGCCAGAAGGGCCTGGCGCGCACCTCGAACACGCCGGGGCGCACGCAGGAGCTCAACTATTTCGTGCCGGACGGGTTCTCCGGCGAGGGCGCCGACCTGCCGCCGATGGCGCTGGTCGACATGCCGGGCTACGGCTACGCCAGCGCGCCGAAGGACAAGGTCGATGCCTGGACGAAGCTGATCTTCGAATATCTGCAGGGGCGCGTGACGCTGAAGCGCGTCTATGTGCTGATCGATGCCCGCCACGGCATCAAGGCCAAGGACGAGGAGGTGCTGTCGCTGCTCGACAAGGCGGCTGTCTCCTACCAGGTCGTGCTGACCAAGACCGACAAGATCAAGGCGGCGGGCGTGCCGAAACTGATCGAGGAAACGCTTGCCAAGATCAAGAAACGGCCGGCGGCGTTTCCGACCGTGCTCGCGACATCATCGGAAAAGGCCGCCGGGCTCGACGAGCTGCGCGCGGCGATCGCGCTGGTGGCGAACGGTGGCTGA
- a CDS encoding TetR/AcrR family transcriptional regulator, which yields MVETTADSDLLDLRKGRPAAGQDPIKRAQIIEGARRVFIDKGFEAASMNDITREAGVSKGTIYVYFANKEELFEALIEEERGTIFKNMYDVLDHADDLRETLVKFGKVLVMKITSAKVIQAQRTVIGASDRIPELGARFYERGPKRGHDKVAAFLNAAVERGLLKIEDVELAAYQLTDLCLAGLFRQCIFSYRTKAPTQAEIDHVVRSGVNVFLKAYGTATLAAEEKVSEPA from the coding sequence ATGGTCGAAACGACAGCCGATAGCGATCTGCTCGACCTGCGCAAGGGCCGTCCGGCGGCGGGGCAGGATCCAATCAAGCGGGCCCAGATCATCGAAGGCGCGCGCCGCGTCTTCATCGACAAGGGCTTCGAGGCCGCCTCCATGAACGACATCACACGCGAGGCCGGCGTCTCCAAGGGCACGATCTACGTCTACTTCGCCAATAAGGAAGAGCTCTTCGAGGCGCTCATTGAGGAAGAGCGCGGCACCATCTTCAAGAATATGTATGACGTCCTCGACCACGCCGACGACCTGCGCGAGACGCTGGTGAAGTTCGGCAAGGTGCTCGTCATGAAGATCACCTCGGCCAAGGTCATCCAGGCGCAGCGCACGGTGATCGGCGCGTCCGACCGGATTCCCGAGCTTGGCGCGCGCTTTTACGAGCGCGGCCCCAAACGCGGCCACGACAAGGTCGCCGCCTTCCTCAACGCCGCCGTCGAGCGCGGTCTGTTGAAGATCGAGGATGTTGAACTCGCCGCCTATCAGCTTACCGACCTTTGCCTTGCCGGCCTGTTTCGCCAGTGCATCTTCTCTTACCGTACCAAGGCGCCGACCCAGGCCGAGATCGACCATGTCGTCCGCTCCGGCGTGAACGTCTTCCTGAAGGCCTACGGCACCGCGACGCTTGCCGCCGAGGAGAAGGTGTCGGAACCGGCCTAG
- a CDS encoding HlyD family secretion protein, whose amino-acid sequence MSSNAPATAEVRNFPNAKVQPSIEAPEVPVQPAPPEPVEAPAKKKRSLRSMLLPIIGLGLLGAGSWYGYNYWADGRFMISTDDAYVQADMSFMSPKISGYVDKVLVSENQKVKAGDSLFVIDDGDYKIAVAQAEAQIATLAKTLDRIDAQTKAAQASLAQAQAQKIADQAAADNAARAQDRAAQLLKTHVGTQAQLDDAQTALDQAKAALAGADAQITAAQANIGVLEAQRAESASTLASLQLTRDKAQRDLSFTVLKAPYDGVVGNRSVEQGDLVSPGQKLAVVVPMDKLYIVGNFKETQLGRLVPGEKVRITVDAIDGQSFEGTVSSLAPASGAVFSLLPPENATGNFTKVVQRVPVRIDVPADVLKTGKLRAGLSVIVAADSRTAPAATSN is encoded by the coding sequence ATGTCCTCGAACGCGCCCGCCACTGCCGAAGTCCGCAATTTTCCCAACGCCAAGGTCCAGCCGTCGATCGAAGCGCCGGAAGTGCCCGTACAGCCCGCTCCTCCCGAGCCGGTCGAAGCGCCGGCCAAGAAGAAGCGCTCTCTCCGCTCGATGCTGTTGCCGATCATCGGGCTTGGCCTGCTCGGCGCCGGTTCCTGGTATGGATATAACTATTGGGCCGATGGCCGGTTCATGATCTCCACCGACGACGCTTATGTCCAGGCCGACATGTCGTTCATGTCGCCGAAAATCTCGGGATATGTGGATAAGGTCCTGGTGAGCGAGAACCAAAAGGTCAAGGCCGGCGATTCGCTGTTCGTCATCGACGACGGAGACTACAAAATAGCCGTTGCCCAGGCCGAGGCGCAGATCGCCACGCTTGCGAAGACGCTCGACCGCATCGACGCCCAGACCAAGGCGGCCCAGGCCTCGCTGGCGCAGGCCCAGGCGCAGAAGATCGCCGACCAGGCCGCCGCGGACAACGCGGCACGCGCCCAGGACCGCGCGGCGCAGCTGCTCAAGACCCATGTCGGCACACAGGCGCAGCTCGACGACGCCCAGACGGCGCTCGACCAGGCCAAGGCGGCGCTTGCCGGCGCCGATGCCCAGATCACCGCGGCCCAGGCCAATATCGGCGTGCTCGAAGCCCAGCGCGCGGAATCCGCCAGCACACTCGCCTCGCTGCAGCTCACCCGCGACAAGGCGCAACGCGACCTTTCCTTCACCGTGCTCAAGGCACCCTATGACGGCGTCGTCGGCAACCGCTCGGTCGAACAGGGCGACCTTGTCAGCCCCGGCCAGAAGCTCGCCGTCGTGGTGCCGATGGACAAGCTCTACATCGTCGGCAACTTCAAGGAGACGCAGCTTGGCCGGCTGGTGCCCGGCGAGAAGGTCCGCATCACGGTCGACGCCATCGACGGCCAGAGCTTCGAGGGCACGGTTTCGTCGTTGGCGCCGGCCTCCGGCGCGGTGTTCTCGCTGTTGCCGCCGGAAAACGCCACCGGCAACTTCACCAAGGTTGTCCAGCGCGTGCCCGTGCGCATTGATGTGCCGGCCGACGTTCTGAAGACCGGCAAGCTGCGCGCCGGCCTGAGCGTCATCGTCGCCGCCGACAGCCGCACCGCGCCGGCCGCGACGTCCAACTGA
- a CDS encoding DHA2 family efflux MFS transporter permease subunit, whose protein sequence is MPARPVATAPADHMPARRVIAFLAMVFGMFMAILDIQIVSASLAEIQAGLSASSDEIPWVQTAYLIAEVVMIPLSGFLSRMLSTRVLFTIAAASFTAASALAATATNIDQMIVYRAIQGFIGGGMIPSVFAAAFTIFPPSRRAVVSPMIGLVATLAPTIGPTVGGYISHAMSWHWLFLINVVPGILVATAAWSLIDFDKPNLKLFSKFDWWGLAGMAAFLGCMEYVLEEGPNHDWLQEQAVFICAIIMTIGGVIFFWRVFTAEEPIVDLRAFSNINFAFGSLFSFVVGIGLYGLTYLYPVFLGRIRGYDSMMIGEALFVSGLAMFFTAPVAGILSNKIDLRLMMMIGFFGFATGTWWMTHLTADWDFYELLVPQILRGCSMMLCMVPINNIALGTLPPERLKNASGLFNLTRNLGGAVGLAIINTVLIDRNAFHYARLSEHVEWGSQAAQTKLQNMTLNFEQTAGLDATSAAISKLSGMVHQQAALLSFMDVFFMLTALFATLGLFVLFINKPADQSGGGGGGH, encoded by the coding sequence ATGCCGGCACGGCCGGTGGCCACTGCCCCCGCCGACCATATGCCGGCGCGCCGCGTCATCGCCTTCCTGGCGATGGTGTTCGGCATGTTCATGGCGATCCTCGACATCCAGATCGTCTCGGCATCGCTGGCCGAGATCCAGGCCGGCCTCAGCGCCAGCTCCGACGAGATTCCGTGGGTGCAGACCGCCTATCTGATCGCCGAAGTGGTGATGATCCCCCTGTCGGGCTTCCTCAGCCGGATGCTGTCGACCAGGGTGCTGTTCACCATCGCCGCCGCCAGCTTCACCGCGGCCAGCGCGCTCGCCGCGACCGCGACCAACATCGACCAGATGATCGTCTACCGCGCCATCCAGGGTTTCATCGGCGGCGGCATGATCCCGAGTGTGTTCGCGGCCGCCTTCACCATCTTCCCGCCGTCGCGGCGCGCCGTCGTCTCGCCGATGATCGGCCTGGTGGCGACGCTGGCGCCGACCATCGGCCCGACGGTCGGCGGCTATATCAGCCACGCCATGTCCTGGCACTGGCTGTTCCTGATCAATGTGGTGCCCGGCATTTTGGTGGCGACGGCGGCCTGGTCGCTGATCGACTTCGACAAGCCGAACCTCAAGCTGTTCTCAAAGTTCGACTGGTGGGGGCTCGCCGGCATGGCCGCCTTCCTCGGCTGCATGGAATATGTGCTGGAGGAAGGCCCGAACCATGACTGGCTGCAGGAACAGGCCGTCTTCATCTGCGCCATCATCATGACCATCGGCGGCGTCATCTTCTTCTGGCGCGTCTTCACCGCCGAGGAGCCGATCGTCGACCTCAGGGCCTTCAGCAACATCAACTTCGCCTTCGGCTCGCTGTTCTCCTTCGTCGTCGGCATCGGCCTCTACGGGCTCACCTATCTCTATCCGGTGTTCCTGGGGCGCATCCGCGGCTACGATTCGATGATGATCGGCGAGGCGCTGTTCGTCAGCGGCCTGGCGATGTTCTTCACCGCGCCCGTTGCCGGCATCCTGTCGAACAAGATCGATCTCAGGCTGATGATGATGATCGGCTTCTTCGGCTTCGCCACCGGCACCTGGTGGATGACGCACCTCACCGCCGACTGGGATTTTTATGAATTGCTCGTCCCGCAGATCCTGCGCGGCTGCTCGATGATGCTGTGCATGGTGCCGATCAACAACATCGCGCTCGGCACTTTGCCGCCGGAGCGCCTGAAGAACGCGTCGGGCCTGTTCAACCTGACCCGCAATCTCGGCGGCGCGGTCGGCCTGGCGATCATCAACACGGTGCTGATCGACCGCAACGCCTTCCACTATGCAAGGCTCTCCGAGCATGTCGAGTGGGGCAGCCAGGCAGCCCAGACCAAGCTGCAGAACATGACGCTGAACTTCGAGCAGACCGCCGGCCTCGACGCCACCAGCGCCGCAATCTCGAAGCTGTCGGGCATGGTGCATCAGCAGGCGGCGCTGCTGTCCTTCATGGACGTCTTCTTCATGCTGACGGCGCTGTTCGCCACGCTCGGGCTGTTCGTGCTGTTCATCAACAAGCCGGCCGACCAAAGCGGCGGTGGCGGCGGAGGCCATTGA
- the msrB gene encoding peptide-methionine (R)-S-oxide reductase MsrB: MNRRDFLWSGAAATALVIGTGAAQRMGGAKPALAAETFEVTKTDAEWHAILSDAAFDVLRREGTEYPGTSPLLNEHRKGIFACAGCDLPVYPSETKFDSGTGWPSFWQEIPNAIGKTEDRSLGMTRTEVHCRRCGGHLGHVFDDGPPPTGLRHCINGVALSFKPAAA, encoded by the coding sequence ATGAACCGTCGCGACTTTCTCTGGAGCGGCGCCGCCGCCACTGCCCTCGTCATCGGAACCGGAGCAGCGCAGCGCATGGGCGGCGCCAAGCCCGCTCTGGCCGCCGAGACTTTCGAGGTCACCAAGACCGATGCCGAATGGCACGCCATTCTTTCGGACGCCGCCTTCGACGTGCTGCGCAGAGAAGGCACCGAATATCCGGGCACCAGCCCGCTGCTCAACGAACACCGCAAGGGCATCTTCGCCTGCGCCGGCTGTGACCTGCCGGTCTATCCGTCGGAGACCAAGTTCGATTCCGGCACCGGCTGGCCGAGCTTCTGGCAGGAGATCCCCAACGCGATCGGCAAGACCGAGGACCGCTCGCTCGGCATGACCCGCACCGAGGTGCATTGCCGGCGCTGCGGCGGCCATCTCGGCCATGTCTTCGACGACGGCCCGCCGCCCACCGGCCTGCGCCACTGCATCAACGGTGTGGCGCTGAGCTTCAAGCCGGCCGCCGCCTGA